A single genomic interval of Deltaproteobacteria bacterium harbors:
- a CDS encoding DASS family sodium-coupled anion symporter, protein MNVSIDRRPLWAILLVRSFRYLALGAFFGITYLVAHMTPPEGLSQEGLRSAAVFGLSLVLWVTHLLPLAITGLLAIVLIAVMEVLPAKDAYALFGNEAIFFILGALILASAVLKTGLSSRLALMVLTLFGSSPAYLLFGIFITSALLSFWMPEHAVAAMMFPIVIEIARGLELRPLKSSYGKALFIALAWGAIIGGVATFLGGARNPLAIAILKETTGKSIGFFEWMLAVVPIVLILLVVAFTIITFFCRIETESFDRARELISEKKIKLGRATLEEWMTGFIMASTIILWMFFSHTLGLANIAILSVVSLFVFKLVTWKDVEAYVNWGIILMYGGAICLGSAITKSGAALWAGNIIVGSWASTPAAVIIIFAVLAIFLTEGVSNTAIVAILLPLGISMSDSYNIDPTLVTYSVAVPAGLAFMLPMGTPPTAIALSSGYVRVRDLLLQGIILKVMALFVFIVMTRYYWPLIGIKL, encoded by the coding sequence ATGAATGTTTCCATAGACAGGCGTCCCCTCTGGGCAATTCTCCTGGTGAGAAGTTTCAGGTATCTCGCCCTTGGCGCCTTTTTCGGCATAACTTATCTTGTTGCCCATATGACGCCTCCTGAAGGCCTCAGCCAGGAGGGACTTCGTTCTGCCGCTGTTTTCGGGCTCTCCCTCGTCTTATGGGTTACCCATCTTCTTCCTCTTGCCATAACAGGCCTTCTGGCTATCGTTCTTATTGCCGTCATGGAGGTTCTTCCCGCAAAAGATGCCTATGCCCTTTTTGGCAATGAGGCCATATTTTTTATTCTCGGTGCGCTTATACTGGCATCGGCAGTGCTAAAAACGGGGCTCAGCAGCAGGCTTGCCCTGATGGTTCTTACCCTTTTTGGTTCCAGCCCGGCCTATCTGCTTTTTGGAATTTTTATTACATCGGCGCTGCTTTCTTTCTGGATGCCCGAACATGCCGTAGCAGCCATGATGTTTCCCATTGTTATCGAAATTGCAAGAGGACTGGAACTAAGGCCTTTAAAAAGCAGCTATGGCAAGGCCCTTTTTATAGCCCTTGCCTGGGGAGCGATTATCGGAGGGGTGGCAACCTTTCTGGGGGGTGCCAGAAATCCGCTGGCCATTGCCATTTTAAAGGAGACGACAGGCAAGTCCATCGGTTTTTTTGAATGGATGCTGGCCGTTGTTCCCATTGTGCTTATTCTCCTTGTTGTTGCTTTCACTATTATTACCTTTTTCTGCCGCATAGAGACGGAGAGTTTTGACAGGGCAAGAGAGCTTATTTCGGAGAAAAAGATCAAGCTCGGCCGGGCCACACTGGAAGAGTGGATGACAGGCTTTATTATGGCTTCCACCATTATTCTCTGGATGTTCTTCAGTCATACCCTTGGCCTTGCCAATATTGCCATTCTTTCCGTCGTATCTCTTTTTGTCTTTAAACTGGTTACATGGAAAGATGTGGAAGCCTATGTTAACTGGGGAATCATTCTCATGTACGGCGGGGCTATCTGTCTCGGTTCGGCCATTACAAAAAGCGGGGCCGCTCTCTGGGCGGGAAATATTATTGTCGGTTCCTGGGCATCGACACCTGCCGCAGTTATTATTATATTTGCCGTGCTCGCCATATTCCTGACGGAAGGTGTGAGCAATACGGCCATTGTTGCTATCCTGCTTCCACTTGGCATCAGCATGTCAGACAGCTATAATATTGATCCAACGCTTGTTACTTATAGTGTTGCCGTACCGGCAGGGCTTGCCTTTATGCTGCCTATGGGAACGCCGCCTACGGCGATTGCTTTATCTTCGGGCTACGTCAGGGTGCGTGACCTTCTTTTGCAGGGGATCATCCTCAAGGTTATGGCGCTTTTTGTTTTTATCGTAATGACAAGATATTACTGGCCCCTCATTGGAATAAAATTATAA
- the moeB gene encoding molybdopterin-synthase adenylyltransferase MoeB — protein MNFTEEQIERYSRHIILPEVGGAGQQKLLDAKVFCLGAGGLGSPALMYLAAAGVGTLGVADGDVVDMSNLQRQIIHNTERVNVPKVESARRTIEQMNPDVRVNIYNKMLDVDNIREIIRDYDIILDGSDNFPTRFLMNDACYFEKKTLISGSMFRFDGQVTTFKSQDGYPCYRCLYPEPPPAGMVPSCQEAGVLGALPGVVGVLQATEAIKEILGIGDSLAGYLVIYDALSMTFRKVKVRKDEECPLCSDKATVKELKMYEQRVCEI, from the coding sequence ATGAACTTTACTGAAGAACAGATTGAAAGATATTCGAGGCATATCATCCTTCCCGAAGTAGGTGGCGCCGGACAGCAGAAACTCCTCGATGCAAAAGTCTTCTGCCTTGGCGCAGGGGGGCTCGGTTCTCCGGCACTCATGTACCTTGCCGCTGCCGGTGTGGGTACTCTTGGTGTGGCCGATGGTGACGTTGTTGATATGAGCAACCTGCAAAGGCAGATCATCCACAATACGGAGCGGGTCAATGTTCCCAAGGTGGAATCGGCAAGACGGACCATCGAGCAGATGAATCCCGATGTGAGGGTCAATATTTACAACAAGATGCTTGACGTGGACAACATCAGGGAAATCATCAGGGATTATGACATTATCCTCGATGGAAGCGATAATTTCCCCACGCGATTTCTCATGAACGACGCCTGTTACTTTGAAAAAAAGACGCTTATTTCAGGAAGTATGTTCCGTTTTGACGGACAGGTTACGACCTTCAAGAGTCAGGATGGTTATCCCTGTTATCGCTGTCTCTACCCCGAGCCGCCGCCGGCAGGCATGGTGCCCAGTTGCCAGGAGGCCGGTGTCCTTGGCGCGCTTCCCGGCGTGGTCGGTGTGTTACAGGCCACTGAGGCGATTAAGGAAATTCTCGGTATAGGAGATTCGCTGGCCGGTTATCTCGTGATTTATGACGCTCTTTCCATGACCTTCAGAAAAGTAAAGGTCAGAAAAGATGAAGAATGCCCCCTTTGCAGTGACAAGGCGACGGTAAAAGAACTCAAAATGTATGAGCAGAGGGTTTGTGAAATATAG
- a CDS encoding cysteine synthase family protein, with amino-acid sequence MLKEKKKDGVSANSALDLIGNTPLVKIRNITSHLPEKVEIYAKLESFNPGGSVKDRPALRMIEEAEESGLLGKDKIILDSTSGNTGIAYAMIGAIKGYRVTLVMPANVSDERKKMVAAFGAHVVYSDPLEGSDGAIVLSKELLEKEPSKYFKPDQYNNEANVRAHIHGTSEEIIAQTEGRVTHFAATIGTGGTIMGNCRGLKAYNSNIVVKALEPESPFHGIEGLKHMESSIVPGIYKEEELDGKLPIPTEPSYEMANRLAREEGLFVGQSSGAAMIGALEMAKEIEEGVIVTLFPDGGDKYLSTALWRDIV; translated from the coding sequence ATGCTCAAAGAAAAAAAGAAAGACGGCGTATCTGCAAACAGCGCTCTTGACCTTATCGGGAATACGCCTTTAGTTAAAATAAGAAATATTACCTCACACCTTCCCGAGAAGGTTGAAATCTATGCCAAACTCGAGTCATTTAATCCCGGCGGTTCTGTTAAAGACCGGCCGGCGCTGAGGATGATCGAAGAGGCGGAAGAGTCAGGTCTCCTTGGGAAGGACAAGATCATCCTCGATTCGACTTCCGGCAATACGGGAATTGCCTATGCCATGATAGGGGCAATCAAAGGCTATCGGGTGACGCTTGTTATGCCTGCCAACGTGAGTGACGAAAGAAAAAAAATGGTTGCCGCCTTTGGCGCCCATGTCGTTTACTCAGACCCTCTCGAAGGTTCTGACGGGGCCATTGTTTTATCAAAGGAACTGCTGGAAAAGGAACCATCAAAGTACTTCAAGCCGGATCAGTACAATAATGAGGCCAATGTAAGAGCCCATATTCATGGTACTTCAGAGGAGATTATTGCCCAGACGGAAGGAAGGGTGACCCACTTTGCGGCCACTATCGGCACAGGGGGGACTATTATGGGCAATTGCCGGGGACTTAAGGCTTACAACAGCAATATTGTCGTCAAGGCCCTTGAGCCTGAGAGCCCATTTCATGGAATAGAAGGACTTAAGCATATGGAAAGCTCCATTGTTCCCGGTATTTACAAGGAAGAAGAGCTTGACGGCAAGCTTCCCATTCCCACGGAGCCCTCCTATGAAATGGCAAACAGACTGGCCAGAGAAGAGGGGCTCTTTGTGGGGCAATCATCGGGAGCTGCCATGATAGGCGCTCTTGAAATGGCAAAGGAGATTGAAGAGGGAGTCATCGTTACGCTCTTCCCCGATGGGGGGGACAAATATCTTTCCACTGCGCTTTGGAGGGATATTGTATGA
- a CDS encoding universal stress protein, translating into MKNILLVLSTTRQSPKTIDAAFEKARLEKKGLTALFVLDSEMPESIFDKLTDIGFTGEKPSQQLHDSILTEYRVRGDRKLKELEEKALAMKVPFKTIIREGDFISECLDVIAEEELEVVIITRKKRSTLSRFIFGSALAEISSKADCEMLIIDE; encoded by the coding sequence TTGAAAAATATCCTTCTTGTGCTTTCTACAACGAGGCAATCACCTAAAACGATTGATGCGGCCTTTGAAAAGGCGAGGCTGGAAAAGAAGGGCCTTACGGCGCTTTTTGTTCTTGATTCGGAAATGCCTGAAAGTATCTTTGATAAACTGACCGATATCGGCTTTACCGGTGAAAAACCGTCACAGCAGCTGCATGATTCCATCCTGACCGAATACCGGGTGAGAGGCGACAGAAAACTGAAGGAACTTGAAGAAAAGGCCCTTGCTATGAAGGTTCCCTTTAAAACAATTATAAGAGAGGGTGATTTTATCAGTGAATGCCTTGATGTCATCGCCGAGGAGGAGTTGGAGGTGGTTATTATTACAAGAAAAAAGCGCTCAACACTGTCCCGCTTTATTTTTGGTTCCGCCCTGGCTGAAATAAGCAGTAAAGCCGATTGTGAAATGCTTATTATTGATGAATAG
- a CDS encoding M67 family metallopeptidase, with the protein MIKLNKEHMEVIEAHGCEGYPHEVCGIIMGHFDEGTHVATEVRRAANLNNERAHDRYEMDPKDLLKAEREGRERGVEIIGYYHSHPDHPDRPSEFDRQRAWPGYSYLIASVMGGKEVTARSWLLNEETSTFDEEEIEILS; encoded by the coding sequence ATGATCAAACTTAATAAAGAACATATGGAAGTTATCGAAGCCCATGGCTGTGAGGGCTATCCCCATGAAGTTTGCGGCATTATAATGGGCCATTTTGATGAGGGGACTCACGTTGCGACGGAGGTAAGGCGGGCCGCTAACCTGAACAATGAAAGAGCTCATGACAGGTATGAAATGGATCCTAAAGACCTGCTCAAAGCCGAGAGGGAAGGGCGGGAAAGGGGCGTCGAAATTATCGGTTATTACCACTCTCATCCCGACCATCCCGACAGGCCCTCCGAATTTGACCGTCAACGGGCATGGCCCGGCTATTCTTACCTCATTGCATCGGTCATGGGAGGCAAGGAGGTGACAGCCAGATCATGGCTGCTTAATGAAGAGACATCGACATTCGATGAAGAAGAGATAGAGATTTTGTCATAA